One genomic segment of Mus pahari chromosome 4, PAHARI_EIJ_v1.1, whole genome shotgun sequence includes these proteins:
- the LOC110319835 gene encoding uncharacterized protein LOC110319835: METAAASPAPEAARRPAPGAAQPAATDARPRRPQNRPWEKPGANWEMSRRKWEGCLRQPPRHQQGLGARLEASGRPRAGAAARVVREGPAAAPQALDAIGRFRLPAPPPATFPPLRLPGDRSRQPPRV; this comes from the coding sequence ATGGAGACCGCGGCGGCCAGCCCTGCCCCGGAGGCAGCCCGGCGTCCTGCGCCCGGAGCAGCGCAGCCTGCAGCCACAGACGCCCGACCTAGGCGGCCACAGAACAGGCCATGGGAGAAGCCAGGAGCCAACTGGGAAATGAGCAGAAGGAAGTGGGAAGGGTGCCTTCGCCAGCCACCTCGGCACCAGCAAGGCCTGGGTGCCCGGCTGGAAGCGAGCGGCCGGCCCCGGGCCGGAGCTGCGGCGCGCGTCGTCCGTGAGGGACCGGCCGCGGCTCCACAAGCTCTCGATGCGATCGGCCGCTTCCGCCTTCCGGCTCCGCCCCCGGCCACCTTCCCGCCGCTCCGGCTGCCCGGAGACAGAAGCCGACAGCCTCCTCGCGTGTAA